GAGGCTGGACAGCCTGGCGGACGAGGGTTTCGCTTTTCTAAGCCAGCCGGAGTCGCAGCCTCATTTGCAGGCGAATGTTCAGTTGTGGGCGGAGGCGGTGATAAACCCTTCAATCCAGGAGGCGCTATCGCAAAACACTGAAGCCCTGTTGAGCGCTATGACCAAGACTATGCGGCAAGCGCAGGAGAAGGGGGAGGTCGACGGGAGACTGGACGCCAGGGCGGCGGCGCGGACGCTGATGGCGATGTGGTATGGGACGGTGCTGCAGAAAGCCCTGAACCCGGGGGAGGACTTTAGCCAGTGTCTTGAGGTGATCAAGTCGATGTACTCGGGACGGTTCTGGCTCAAAAAACTTGAT
This window of the SAR202 cluster bacterium genome carries:
- a CDS encoding TetR/AcrR family transcriptional regulator, yielding MPKIGEEHLEARRRQILDAAFVCFAGQGFHKTTMQDICSGAQLSPGAVYRYFRSKEEIIAAICGECQERNNELASRAESVEDTLARLDSLADEGFAFLSQPESQPHLQANVQLWAEAVINPSIQEALSQNTEALLSAMTKTMRQAQEKGEVDGRLDARAAARTLMAMWYGTVLQKALNPGEDFSQCLEVIKSMYSGRFWLKKLDKSGNGRREKSSRKRR